In Chrysiogenia bacterium, the genomic window CGTAGATCGCGCCGGCGCGCGCGGTCTGGGCGCGCAGCAACTCGAAGATGAGTTCCTGCTTGCGAAGGCCGGCGTAGTTCTCGACTCCGAGTTCCTTGGCCATTGCCGTGAGGTCGGCGATCTTGTGGTTCTTCAGACGGCGAAGATCCAGAGCGCCATCGGGGCGCTCGGCTTGTTCGACAAGCGGCGTGCGACCCGTGGGCGGCTTGGGCGCGGGGTTAAGCGGTGCGTCGTCGTTCTCTTCGTCTTCGACGTCGGGCATGTCGGGCGCTTCTGGCGCCGCGGCCGGGCGCGGACGCATGCCGCGACGTTTGGGGCCGTTGCCGTTCTTGTTGTCTGCGGAGTTGCCGGCGGGCCGCTTGCGGCGTGCCGGGGCTGAGCTCTTCGGGGAAGCCACGGAGACTGTTCCTCTGTTGTCTTTCTAGGATATGGCGCGCGCTGGCGCTGTAGTCATAACCGGCCCGGGAGAGCGTCAACTCTTTGGGGGACCGAACTCGTTACTCGTTAAAAATCGGTGCGACCTGTCGCGGTTGCCCGCTCGGGTTTTCGGACACTCTTCCGAAAACGCAGCCCGATTGGTGCATCGGACTTCAAAACCCTCGCCGTTGTTGGATGAAAGCAAAAGGATGGGTTGGAACCGGCTTGAGGTCTCTTCGACCTCTTCAAGTAAATCCCTTTGCAGCCGCAGTCACAAGTTTACGAAGCCTTGGGAAGGGTTGTCAAGACTTCTGGGCCTCTTCGCGTCGCATGATGAAATTGAGCATCCGGCCCGCTCCGTCCCCTTCACGGCGGTAGGAGTAGAAAAGCTCGTTTTCCTGAACCGTGCAGAGGGGCGAGAGCAGCAGGTTTTTCTCCGGCATCCCGGTGCTCGCCAGGATGTAGGCATTGATCATCTTCAGGTCCATCAGCCAGCGGTTGTTGCGCGTGGGACGGGCAAAGCGGCTCCAGAAATCGAAGCGCTCGCGGAACTTGGACAGCACGGGCTCTTCGATTTCGAAGCTGTCGAAGCCGATGCCCGGGCCGATGGCCGCGACCAGCACCGAGCCCTCGGTGTTGAATTCCTTGGCCATGATCTTGAGCGTTTTTTCCAGAATCCCCGCCACCGTGCTGCGCCAGCCGGCGTGAACGGCGGCAATGACTCCCGCGCGGTGATCGTAGAGCAGAATGGGAATGCAGTCGGCGGTGCGAATGGCCAGTGCCAGGTTGGGCACGTCGGTAATGAGCGCGTCGGCCCGTTCCTCGCGAAGGCCCTCGAGACTCTCGGGCATCTCGTCCTGGCGAATCACCAGCACGCGCGCGCCGTGTTCCTGTCGCGGGTAGACAACGCGCTCTTGCGCGATGCCCAGGTCCTTGGCCAGGTCGGC contains:
- the pgeF gene encoding peptidoglycan editing factor PgeF encodes the protein MSQARKKAEQSDPTVARGNLTWVEHEPVTLGYPELAHGFGTKLGAGRRARAKIDFSDPPEGGDAKPLKQNLADLAKDLGIAQERVVYPRQEHGARVLVIRQDEMPESLEGLREERADALITDVPNLALAIRTADCIPILLYDHRAGVIAAVHAGWRSTVAGILEKTLKIMAKEFNTEGSVLVAAIGPGIGFDSFEIEEPVLSKFRERFDFWSRFARPTRNNRWLMDLKMINAYILASTGMPEKNLLLSPLCTVQENELFYSYRREGDGAGRMLNFIMRREEAQKS